In Tiliqua scincoides isolate rTilSci1 chromosome 1, rTilSci1.hap2, whole genome shotgun sequence, the following are encoded in one genomic region:
- the SLC1A2 gene encoding excitatory amino acid transporter 2: MPKQVEVRMHESHLSPVETRPKHLCVRLCLSLRKNLLLSLTVFGVILGAVCGALLRMATPINPDIVMLIAFPGDILMRMLKMLILPLIISSLITGLSGLDAKASGRLGTRAMVYYMSTTIIAAVLGVILVLAIHPGNPKLKKQLGEGKKNDEVSSLDAFLDLIRNLFPENLVQACFQQIQTVTKKVLVPQETDEPANVTDSIFALMNETEVTPEPQVVIKKGLEFKDGMNVLGLIGFFIAFGIAMGKMGEQAKMMVDFFNILNEIVMKLVTMIMWYSPLGIACLICGKIIAIKDLEVVARQLGMYMVTVIVGLVIHGGIFLPLLYFVVTRKNPFSFFAGIFQAWITALGTASSAGTLPVTFRCLEENLGIDKRVTRFVLPVGATINMDGTALYEAVAAIFIAQMNGVVLDGGQIVTVSLTATLASVGAASIPSAGLVTMLLILTAVGLPTQDISLLVAVDWLLDRMRTSVNVVGDSFGAGIVYHLSKAELENIDSHHKGHEDIEMTKTHSLTYDDLKNHRENNSNQCVYTAHNSVIIDECKVTLATNGKSADFTAAEEEPWKHEK, translated from the exons GCGTCATCCTGGGTGCTGTATGTGGAGCTCTCCTTCGCATGGCAACACCTATTAATCCTGATATTGTCATGTTGATAGCCTTCCCAGGAGACATCCTGATGCGGATGCTAAAGATGTTGATTCTTCCTTTAATTATCTCAAGTTTAATCACAG GTCTGTCAGGCTTGGATGCTAAGGCTAGTGGTCGACTAGGTACAAGAGCGATGGTCTACTACATGTCCACAACTATCATTGCTGCAGTGTTGGGGGTTATTCTGGTCTTAGCCATCCATCCAGGCAATCCAAAACTTAAGAAGCAGCTGGGAGAAGGGAAAAAGAATGATGAAGTGTCCAGTCTGGATGCTTTCTTGGATCTTATACGAAACTTGTTCCCTGAAAACCTTGTACAAGCATGCTTTCAACAG ATTCAAACTGTTACAAAGAAAGTGCTTGTCCCTCAAGAGACAGATGAACCAGCCAATGTTACAGATTCCATCTTTGCCCTGATGAATGAAACAGAAGTGACTCCAGAACCTCAGGTGGTAATTAAGAAAGGCCTTGAGTTTAAAGATGGAATGAACGTCTTAG GTCTAATTGGGTTCTTCATTGCTTTCGGTATTGCAATGGGGAAGATGGGAGAACAAGCCAAGATGATGGTGGACTTCTTCAATATCCTGAATGAGATTGTAATGAAGTTGGTAACCATGATCATGTG GTATTCTCCATTAGGCATTGCCTGTCTCATCTGTGGGAAGATCATTGCAATCAAGGACTTGGAAGTAGTTGCTAGGCAACTTGGAATGTATATGGTAACTGTGATCGTGGGCCTTGTCATCCATGGAGGGATCTTCTTGCCTTTGTTGTACTTtgttgtaacaaggaaaaatcCTTTCTCCTTCTTTGCCGGAATCTTCCAAGCATGGATTACTGCTCTAGGCACTGCTTCAAG TGCTGGTACATTGCCTGTTACCTTCCGCTGTCTTGAAGAAAACTTGGGCATTGATAAGCGGGTGACAAGATTTGTGTTGCCTGTTGGAGCCACTATTAACATGGATGGGACTGCCCTCTACGAAGCTGTTGCTGCCATTTTCATAGCGCAAATGAATGGTGTTGTGCTGGATGGGGGACAGATAGTCACTGTCAG TCTGACAGCCACCCTCGCAAGTGTTGGAGCTGCAAGTATTCCCAGTGCAGGACTGGTTACGATGCTTCTCATCCTCACCGCAGTGGGTCTTCCCACTCAAGACATTAGCTTGCTTGTTGCTGTAGACTGGCTCCT AGATCGAATGAGAACATCAGTCAATGTTGTAGGGGACTCATTTGGAGCCGGCATTGTCTATCACCTCTCTAAGGCAGAACTGGAAAACATTGATTCCCATCACAAAGGACATGAAGATATCGAAATGACCAAGACTCACTCGCTCACTTACGATGACCTGAAAAACCACAGGGAAAACAACTCAAACCAGTGTGTTTATACAGCTCACAACTCTGTCATAATAGATGAGTGCAAG GTAACCTTGGCAACCAATGGAAAATCTGCAGACTTCACTGCTGCTGAAGAAGAACCTTGGAAACATGAGAAATAA